In Lutra lutra chromosome 13, mLutLut1.2, whole genome shotgun sequence, one genomic interval encodes:
- the BRD3 gene encoding bromodomain-containing protein 3 isoform X1, protein MSTTTTVAPTGISAAPGPVNPPPPEVSNPAKPGRKTNQLQYMQNVVVKTLWKHQFAWPFYQPVDAIKLNLPDYHKIIKNPMDMGTIKKRLENNYYWSASECMQDFNTMFTNCYIYNKPTDDIVLMAQALEKIFLQKVAQMPQEEVELLPPAPKGKGRKPAAGTQSAGTQQVAAVSSVSPATPFQSVPPTVSQTPVIAATPVPTITANITTVPVPPAAAPPPPSTPIIPVVPPTPPVVKKKGVKRKADTTTPTTSAITASRSESPPPLSDPKQAKVVARRESGGRPIKPPKKDLEDGEVPQHAGKRGKLSEHLRHCDSILKEMLSKKHAAYAWPFYKPVDAEALELHDYHDIVKHPMDLSTVKKKMDSREYPDAQGFAADIRLMFSNCYKYNPPDHEVVAMARKLQDVFEMRFAKMPDEPVEAPALPAPAAPVLSKGAESSRSSEESSSDSGSSDSEEERATRLAELQEQLKAVHEQLAALSQAPVNKPKRKKEKKEKEKKKKDKDKDKERHKAKSEDEKKAKVAPPAKPAQPKKAPAKKASSTAAASRQPKKGGKQASASYDSEEEEEGLPMSYDEKRQLSLDINRLPGEKLGRVVHIIQSREPSLRDSNPDEIEIDFETLKPTTLRELERYVKSCLQKKQRKPFSTSGKKQAAKSKEELAQEKKKELEKRLQDVSGQLSNNKKPAKKEKAGSAPSGGPSRLSSSSSSGSGSSSSSGSSSDSSDSE, encoded by the exons ATGTCCACCACGACGACAGTTGCCCCCACGGGGATCTCGGCGGCCCCGGGCCCGGTCAACCCGCCCCCGCCGGAGGTCTCCAACCCCGCCAAGCCCGGCCGCAAGACCAACCAGCTGCAGTACATGCAGAACGTGGTGGTGAAGACGCTCTGGAAACACCAGTTCGCCTGGCCCTTCTACCAGCCCGTGGACGCGATCAAGCTGAACCTGCCC GAttatcataaaatcataaaaaaccCGATGGACATGGGGACTATTAAGAAGAGACTAGAGAATAATTACTACTGGAGCGCGAGTGAGTGTATGCAGGACTTCAACACCATGTTTACAAATTGTTACATTTATAACAAG cCCACAGATGACATAGTGCTAATGGCCCAAGCCTTAGAGAAAATTTTTCTGCAGAAAGTggcccagatgccccaggaggAAGTTGAATTATTACCCCCTGCTCCGAAGGGCAAAGGCCGGAAACCGGCTGCAGGAACTCAGAGTGCAG GTACACAGCAAGTGGCGGCCGTGTCCTCTGTCTCCCCAGCGACCCCCTTCCAGAGCGTCCCCCCCACTGTCTCCCAGACGCCTGTCATCGCTGCCACCCCAGTGCCAACCATCACTGCAAACATCACGACTGTCCCCGTTCCCCCAGCCGCTGCCCCGCCTCCTCCCTCCACGCCCATCATCCCCGTGGTTCCTCCCACACCGCCTGTAGTCAAG AAAAAGGGCGTGAAGCGGAAAGCAGACACCACGACGCCCACGACATCCGCCATCACCGCCAGCCGGAGCGAGTCGCCCCCGCCGCTGTCAGACCCCAAGCAGGCCAAGGTGGTAGCACGGCGGGAGAGTGGGGGCCGCCCCATCAAGCCACCCAAGAAGGACCTGGAGGACGGTGAGGTGCCGCAGCACGCGGGCAAGAGGGGCAAGCTGTCGGAGCACCTGCGGCACTGCGACAGCATCCTCAAGGAGATGCTGTCCAAGAAGCACGCGGCCTACGCCTGGCCCTTCTACAAGCCGGTGGATGCTGAGGCCCTGGAGCTGCACGACTACCACGACATCGTCAAGCACCCGATGGACCTCAGCACCGTCAAG AAGAAGATGGACAGCCGCGAGTACCCAGATGCTCAGGGCTTTGCTGCTGACATCCGGTTAATGTTCTCCAACTGTTACAAGTACAACCCCCCGGACCACGAGGTGGTGGCCATGGCCAGGAAGCTCCAG gACGTGTTTGAGATGCGGTTTGCCAAGATGCCTGACGAGCCCGTGGAGGCGCCAGCGCTGCCCGCCCCCGCGGCCCCCGTGCTGAGCAAGGGCGCGGAGAGCAGCCGCAGCAGTGAGGAGAGCTCCTCGGACTCAGGCAGCTCCGACTCGGAGGAGGAGCGGGCCACCCGGCTGGCTGAGCTACAGGAGCAG CTGAAGGCTGTGCACGAGCAGCTAGCCGCCCTGTCGCAGGCCCCTGTGAACAAgccaaagaggaagaaggagaagaaggagaaggagaagaagaagaaggacaagGACAAGGACAAGGAGAGGCACAAGGCAAAGTCTGAGGATGAGAAGAAGGCCAAGGTGGCCCCACCTGCCAAGCCGGCCCAGCCGAAGAAGGCGCCTGCCAAGAAGGCGAGCAGCACGGCCGCGGCCAGCAG GCAGCCGAAGAAGGGCGGCAAGCAGGCATCAGCCTCCTACGactcagaggaggaggaagagggcctGCCCATGAGCTACGACGAGAAACGCCAGCTCAGCCTGGACATCAACCGGCTGCCCGGGGAGAAGCTGGGCCGGGTGGTGCACATCATCCAGTCCCGGGAGCCCTCGCTCAGGGACTCCAATCCCGACGAGATCGAGATTGACTTTGAGACTCTGAAACCCACCACTTTGCGGGAGCTAGAGAGATACGTCAAGTCTTGTTtacagaaaaagcaaaggaagccatTCT CCACGAGCGGGAAGAAGCAGGCAGCCAAGTCGAAGGAGGAGTTAGctcaggaaaagaagaaggagttAGAGAAGCGGCTGCAGGACGTGAGCGGACAGCTGAGCAACAACAAGAAGCCGGCCAAGAAAG
- the BRD3 gene encoding bromodomain-containing protein 3 isoform X2, translating into MSTTTTVAPTGISAAPGPVNPPPPEVSNPAKPGRKTNQLQYMQNVVVKTLWKHQFAWPFYQPVDAIKLNLPDYHKIIKNPMDMGTIKKRLENNYYWSASECMQDFNTMFTNCYIYNKKVAQMPQEEVELLPPAPKGKGRKPAAGTQSAGTQQVAAVSSVSPATPFQSVPPTVSQTPVIAATPVPTITANITTVPVPPAAAPPPPSTPIIPVVPPTPPVVKKKGVKRKADTTTPTTSAITASRSESPPPLSDPKQAKVVARRESGGRPIKPPKKDLEDGEVPQHAGKRGKLSEHLRHCDSILKEMLSKKHAAYAWPFYKPVDAEALELHDYHDIVKHPMDLSTVKKKMDSREYPDAQGFAADIRLMFSNCYKYNPPDHEVVAMARKLQDVFEMRFAKMPDEPVEAPALPAPAAPVLSKGAESSRSSEESSSDSGSSDSEEERATRLAELQEQLKAVHEQLAALSQAPVNKPKRKKEKKEKEKKKKDKDKDKERHKAKSEDEKKAKVAPPAKPAQPKKAPAKKASSTAAASRQPKKGGKQASASYDSEEEEEGLPMSYDEKRQLSLDINRLPGEKLGRVVHIIQSREPSLRDSNPDEIEIDFETLKPTTLRELERYVKSCLQKKQRKPFSTSGKKQAAKSKEELAQEKKKELEKRLQDVSGQLSNNKKPAKKEKAGSAPSGGPSRLSSSSSSGSGSSSSSGSSSDSSDSE; encoded by the exons ATGTCCACCACGACGACAGTTGCCCCCACGGGGATCTCGGCGGCCCCGGGCCCGGTCAACCCGCCCCCGCCGGAGGTCTCCAACCCCGCCAAGCCCGGCCGCAAGACCAACCAGCTGCAGTACATGCAGAACGTGGTGGTGAAGACGCTCTGGAAACACCAGTTCGCCTGGCCCTTCTACCAGCCCGTGGACGCGATCAAGCTGAACCTGCCC GAttatcataaaatcataaaaaaccCGATGGACATGGGGACTATTAAGAAGAGACTAGAGAATAATTACTACTGGAGCGCGAGTGAGTGTATGCAGGACTTCAACACCATGTTTACAAATTGTTACATTTATAACAAG AAAGTggcccagatgccccaggaggAAGTTGAATTATTACCCCCTGCTCCGAAGGGCAAAGGCCGGAAACCGGCTGCAGGAACTCAGAGTGCAG GTACACAGCAAGTGGCGGCCGTGTCCTCTGTCTCCCCAGCGACCCCCTTCCAGAGCGTCCCCCCCACTGTCTCCCAGACGCCTGTCATCGCTGCCACCCCAGTGCCAACCATCACTGCAAACATCACGACTGTCCCCGTTCCCCCAGCCGCTGCCCCGCCTCCTCCCTCCACGCCCATCATCCCCGTGGTTCCTCCCACACCGCCTGTAGTCAAG AAAAAGGGCGTGAAGCGGAAAGCAGACACCACGACGCCCACGACATCCGCCATCACCGCCAGCCGGAGCGAGTCGCCCCCGCCGCTGTCAGACCCCAAGCAGGCCAAGGTGGTAGCACGGCGGGAGAGTGGGGGCCGCCCCATCAAGCCACCCAAGAAGGACCTGGAGGACGGTGAGGTGCCGCAGCACGCGGGCAAGAGGGGCAAGCTGTCGGAGCACCTGCGGCACTGCGACAGCATCCTCAAGGAGATGCTGTCCAAGAAGCACGCGGCCTACGCCTGGCCCTTCTACAAGCCGGTGGATGCTGAGGCCCTGGAGCTGCACGACTACCACGACATCGTCAAGCACCCGATGGACCTCAGCACCGTCAAG AAGAAGATGGACAGCCGCGAGTACCCAGATGCTCAGGGCTTTGCTGCTGACATCCGGTTAATGTTCTCCAACTGTTACAAGTACAACCCCCCGGACCACGAGGTGGTGGCCATGGCCAGGAAGCTCCAG gACGTGTTTGAGATGCGGTTTGCCAAGATGCCTGACGAGCCCGTGGAGGCGCCAGCGCTGCCCGCCCCCGCGGCCCCCGTGCTGAGCAAGGGCGCGGAGAGCAGCCGCAGCAGTGAGGAGAGCTCCTCGGACTCAGGCAGCTCCGACTCGGAGGAGGAGCGGGCCACCCGGCTGGCTGAGCTACAGGAGCAG CTGAAGGCTGTGCACGAGCAGCTAGCCGCCCTGTCGCAGGCCCCTGTGAACAAgccaaagaggaagaaggagaagaaggagaaggagaagaagaagaaggacaagGACAAGGACAAGGAGAGGCACAAGGCAAAGTCTGAGGATGAGAAGAAGGCCAAGGTGGCCCCACCTGCCAAGCCGGCCCAGCCGAAGAAGGCGCCTGCCAAGAAGGCGAGCAGCACGGCCGCGGCCAGCAG GCAGCCGAAGAAGGGCGGCAAGCAGGCATCAGCCTCCTACGactcagaggaggaggaagagggcctGCCCATGAGCTACGACGAGAAACGCCAGCTCAGCCTGGACATCAACCGGCTGCCCGGGGAGAAGCTGGGCCGGGTGGTGCACATCATCCAGTCCCGGGAGCCCTCGCTCAGGGACTCCAATCCCGACGAGATCGAGATTGACTTTGAGACTCTGAAACCCACCACTTTGCGGGAGCTAGAGAGATACGTCAAGTCTTGTTtacagaaaaagcaaaggaagccatTCT CCACGAGCGGGAAGAAGCAGGCAGCCAAGTCGAAGGAGGAGTTAGctcaggaaaagaagaaggagttAGAGAAGCGGCTGCAGGACGTGAGCGGACAGCTGAGCAACAACAAGAAGCCGGCCAAGAAAG